The following are encoded together in the Kwoniella europaea PYCC6329 chromosome 1, complete sequence genome:
- a CDS encoding asparagine-tRNA ligase, with translation MKRTSIKLSTLPPTVRTILSQRTAQTAASISSTESPGEPISVNGWIKSIRTHKNVSFAEINDGSSGKSLQAVLKGKGKADGLTNGTSVNLKGELKKSKGQGQYLELLVNDLNILGECDSETYPIQKKSLPNSVLRDNAHLRFRTSQTAAVMRIRDNIMRDWHDWFEENDFIHIHTPLLTSSDCEGAGEVFTLLDQPKPNNPQTTTFFPHPVHLTVSSQLHLEAPTHSLSRTYTLSPSFRAEPSLTSRHLSEFYMLEGEVGFIDNLDQLLDVVEDGIKFSVDRILKEGSKRGKRVKEDLEIISKSSNDNTENEVVEQQGVINRSDPLNHLRQILAKPFTRIDYTQALDLLRQAKEERREEGELPLKDVPNWGEGLSTENEKWLANHFNGPVFVMRYPKKIKPFYMLPSSSSFTGQNGEGEVEETVECFDLLFPLIGEMAGGSLREHRLDHLTRAIEQNGMNKEDYEWYIDLRRYGSIPHGGWGMGWDRWISYVTGVGNVRDVVAYPRWKGHCKY, from the exons atgaaaaggacATCAATAAAGTTATCGACCCTTCCACCCACCGTACGCACTATACTATCTCAGCGGACCGCCCAGACGGCagcatcaatatcatccactGAATCACCTGGAGAACCAATCTCCGTCAACGGATGGATCAAATCTATACGGACGCACAAGAATGTTTCCTTCGCTGAGATCAATGACGGGAGCTCGGGAAAGAGCCTGCAGGCTGTACTGAAAGGCAAGGGAAAAGCTGATGG ACTGACGAATGGGACCAGCGTAAATCTCAAAGGAGAATTGAAAAAATCAAAAGGCCAAGGACAGTATTTAGAATTATTGGTGAATGATCTGAACATCTTGGGAGAGTGCGATtccgag ACATACCCAATCCAAAAGAAATCACTACCTAATTCTGTACTTCGTGATAACGCTCATCTGAGATTCCGTACTTCCCAGACCGCAGCTGTGATGAGGATAAGGGATAATATAATGAGAGATTGGCATGATTGGTTCGAG GAGAATGACTTTATCCATATACATACCCCTCTCCTTACTTCATCAGATTGCGAAGGTGCCGGGGAAGTATTTACTCTTCTAGATCAACCTAAACCCAACAATCCACAGACGACAACATTCTTTCCTCATCCTGTTCATTTAACGGTATCTTCACAGCTCCATCTCGAAGCTCCCACTCATTCTCTCTCACGTACATATAcattatcaccttcattcaGGGCCGAACCAAGTTTGACATCAAGACATTTGAGTGAATTTTACatgttggaaggtgaagtgggaTTTATAGATAATCTAGATCAATTATTGGACGTTGTTGAAGATGGAATTAAATTCAGTGTAGATCGGATACTAAAAGAGGGTAGCAAGAGAGGTAAAAGGGTTAAAGAGGATTTAGAAATaatatcgaaatcttcgAATGACAATACGGAGAACGAGGTGGTAGAACAACAAGGAGTGATCAATCGATCGGATCCATTAAATCACTTGAGACAAATACTCGCTAAACCATTCACGAGAATCGATTATACTCAAGCTTTGGATTTACTTAGACAAGCtaaagaggaaagaagggaagaaggtgaattacctTTGAAAGATGTACCGAATTGGGGAGAAGGTTTATCGACAGAAAATGAAAAATGGTTGGCTAATCATTTCAATGGACCGGTGTTCGTTATGAGGTAtcccaagaagatcaaacctttTTACATGttaccttcttcgtcctccttTACAGGGCAGAACGGAGAGGGTGAGGTCGAAGAGACAGTAGAATGTTTTGATCTCCTTTTTCCCCTCATTGGCGAGATGGCCGGTGGATCCCTCAGGGAACATCGTCTAGATCATCTCACTCGTGCGATCGAACAAAATGGGATGAATAAAGAAGACTACGAGTGGTATATTGATTTGAGAAGGTACGGATCTATACCCCATGGAGGTTGGGGGATGGGTTGGGATAGATGGATAAGTTATGTGACGGGCGTGGGGAACGTAAGAGATGTGGTGGCTTACCCGAGATGGAAGGGACATTGTAAATACTGA